A stretch of the Arthrobacter sp. PAMC 25486 genome encodes the following:
- a CDS encoding GntR family transcriptional regulator: protein MEAQIVIDLATATPPFEQVRTQISSLIAVGELAPGTRLPTVRSLAADLGVAAGTVARAYKELEASGLVVTNRRQGTVVAADMGQRLRGASTEERDEGPGGEEPPSKVTNALEVMAAVEHLIEAGERAGLDGKMLVTLLQGRLNQRNK from the coding sequence GTGGAAGCCCAAATAGTCATCGACCTGGCCACGGCAACGCCGCCGTTCGAGCAGGTGCGGACCCAAATCTCCTCGCTCATTGCCGTTGGCGAGCTGGCGCCCGGCACGCGACTGCCCACCGTCCGCAGTCTCGCCGCCGACCTCGGCGTGGCCGCCGGAACGGTGGCCCGCGCCTACAAGGAACTCGAGGCGAGCGGACTTGTCGTAACCAACAGGCGTCAGGGTACCGTGGTCGCCGCAGACATGGGCCAACGCCTGAGAGGGGCCTCGACCGAGGAACGAGATGAGGGCCCCGGTGGGGAGGAACCACCCTCAAAGGTGACGAACGCGCTGGAGGTGATGGCCGCCGTCGAACATCTCATTGAAGCAGGGGAACGGGCCGGCCTGGATGGGAAGATGCTGGTCACATTGCTGCAGGGCCGCCTCAACCAGCGCAACAAGTAG
- a CDS encoding thymidylate synthase has translation MTIETPYEDMLRDVQANGTAKSDRTGTGTRSVFGRQLRFDLSESFPLITTKRVHFKSVAMELLWFLRGDSNVRWLQENGVKIWNEWADDDGELGPVYGVQWRSWPTPDGEHIDQIAQVMSSLRENPDSRRHIVSAWNVGELKNMALPPCHAFFQFYVAPTEDGRGKLSCQLYQRSADTFLGVPFNIASYALLTMMVAQQLDMEPGEFIWTGGDVHIYDDHVEQVDEQLSREPYPYPQLRFTRKPDSIFDYDFADFELVDYQHHPSIKAPIAV, from the coding sequence GTGACTATCGAGACCCCTTATGAAGACATGCTGCGCGATGTGCAGGCCAACGGGACGGCGAAATCGGACCGCACCGGCACCGGCACGCGCAGCGTTTTTGGCCGCCAGCTGCGCTTCGACCTGAGCGAATCGTTCCCGCTGATCACCACGAAGCGGGTGCATTTCAAGTCGGTCGCGATGGAGCTGTTGTGGTTCCTGCGCGGCGATTCGAATGTGCGCTGGCTGCAGGAGAACGGCGTGAAGATTTGGAATGAATGGGCGGACGACGACGGCGAGCTGGGCCCCGTCTACGGCGTCCAGTGGCGCTCGTGGCCCACGCCGGACGGGGAGCACATCGACCAGATTGCCCAGGTCATGTCCTCGCTGCGGGAGAACCCCGATTCGCGCCGCCACATTGTCTCCGCCTGGAATGTTGGCGAGCTGAAAAACATGGCGCTGCCGCCGTGCCACGCCTTCTTCCAGTTCTACGTTGCCCCCACCGAGGATGGGCGTGGGAAGCTCAGCTGCCAGCTGTACCAGCGCTCCGCCGACACCTTCCTGGGCGTGCCGTTCAACATTGCCTCGTACGCGCTGCTGACCATGATGGTCGCGCAGCAGCTGGACATGGAGCCGGGCGAATTCATCTGGACCGGCGGCGACGTGCACATTTACGACGACCACGTGGAGCAGGTGGACGAGCAGCTTTCGCGGGAACCGTACCCGTACCCGCAGCTGCGCTTCACCCGCAAGCCGGACTCCATCTTTGACTACGACTTTGCAGACTTTGAACTGGTTGATTACCAGCACCACCCCTCGATTAAGGCGCCGATCGCTGTATGA
- a CDS encoding dihydrofolate reductase translates to MSQSPATPTYRFTQPIVGMIWAQTNTGVIGADGGMPWHLPEDMAHFTRVTKGHPVVMGRKTWESFPDKFRPLPDRTNIVVTRQQGWGSTPEASGAVVLDSLEEALVEAQFSPGGNEVWVIGGGQVYEQAKEHCNVAVITVINTDARGDTQAPGLSSEWTFRGATPLEGWHTAKNGTEYRFTLWAKGETEFQAE, encoded by the coding sequence ATGAGCCAGTCTCCTGCCACGCCCACGTACCGTTTCACCCAGCCCATCGTTGGCATGATCTGGGCGCAGACCAACACCGGAGTGATCGGGGCCGACGGCGGCATGCCCTGGCACCTGCCCGAGGACATGGCCCACTTCACTCGCGTCACCAAGGGTCACCCGGTGGTCATGGGACGCAAGACGTGGGAATCATTCCCGGACAAGTTCCGTCCGCTCCCCGATCGCACCAACATCGTGGTGACCCGCCAGCAAGGGTGGGGTTCCACACCTGAGGCAAGTGGCGCCGTCGTGCTTGACTCATTGGAGGAGGCACTGGTTGAGGCGCAGTTCTCCCCTGGTGGCAATGAGGTGTGGGTTATTGGCGGCGGACAGGTTTACGAGCAGGCTAAGGAACACTGCAATGTGGCCGTGATTACTGTCATCAACACGGATGCGCGGGGCGATACACAGGCGCCGGGGCTGAGTTCGGAATGGACGTTCCGCGGGGCGACGCCGCTGGAGGGCTGGCATACCGCGAAGAACGGCACCGAATACCGTTTCACCCTGTGGGCCAAGGGCGAGACGGAGTTCCAGGCCGAATAG
- the asd gene encoding aspartate-semialdehyde dehydrogenase, which yields MTNNNVPSVGLVGWRGMVGSVLLQRMQDEGDFGDINPVFFSTSNAGGAAPAINGGDTGKLEDAFDIDTLAKLPIIVTAQGGDYTSRVHTELRNRGWDGLWMDAASTLRMNDDSIIVLDPINRSVIDAGLASGVKDFVGGNCTVSCMLMGLGGLFKNGLVEWGTSMTYQAASGGGARHMRELLNQFGTLNSEVSSELDNPASAILEIDRKVLAHQREGIDSSQFGVPLAGSLIPWIDADMGNGQSREEWKAGVETNKILGTTDANRIVMDGLCVRIGAMRSHSQALTLKLREDLSVAEIESLLANDNEWAKVVPNTKEASMADLTPVAASGTLEVPVGRIRKMDMGPEYISAFTVGDQLLWGAAEPLRRMLKIAVGTL from the coding sequence ATGACCAATAACAATGTTCCTTCCGTCGGCCTTGTCGGCTGGCGCGGCATGGTCGGTTCCGTTCTGCTGCAGCGCATGCAGGACGAAGGCGACTTCGGCGATATCAACCCCGTCTTCTTCTCCACCTCGAACGCCGGCGGCGCAGCCCCCGCGATTAACGGCGGCGACACCGGCAAGCTCGAAGACGCTTTTGACATTGACACGTTGGCCAAGCTGCCCATTATTGTGACCGCACAGGGCGGGGACTACACCTCCCGCGTCCACACCGAGCTGCGCAACCGCGGCTGGGACGGGCTCTGGATGGACGCGGCTTCCACGCTGCGCATGAACGACGACTCGATCATTGTGCTGGACCCCATCAACCGCTCCGTCATCGACGCCGGCCTGGCGTCCGGCGTGAAGGACTTTGTGGGCGGCAACTGCACCGTTTCCTGCATGCTCATGGGCCTGGGCGGATTGTTCAAGAACGGCCTCGTCGAGTGGGGCACGTCCATGACGTACCAGGCGGCCTCCGGAGGCGGCGCCCGCCACATGCGTGAGCTGCTGAACCAGTTCGGGACGCTGAACTCCGAGGTTTCCTCCGAACTGGACAACCCGGCGTCGGCCATCCTGGAAATCGACCGCAAGGTCCTCGCCCACCAGCGCGAGGGCATCGACTCCTCACAGTTCGGCGTGCCGCTGGCCGGTTCCTTGATCCCCTGGATCGACGCCGACATGGGCAACGGGCAGTCCCGCGAGGAGTGGAAGGCCGGGGTGGAGACCAACAAGATCCTGGGCACCACTGACGCGAACCGTATTGTGATGGACGGGCTGTGCGTGCGCATCGGCGCCATGCGCTCCCACTCCCAGGCACTCACGCTCAAGCTCCGCGAGGACCTGTCGGTGGCCGAGATTGAGTCGCTGCTGGCCAACGACAACGAGTGGGCCAAGGTGGTTCCCAACACGAAGGAAGCGTCCATGGCGGACCTGACCCCCGTGGCCGCCTCCGGCACCCTGGAAGTCCCCGTGGGCCGCATCCGCAAGATGGACATGGGTCCCGAATACATCAGCGCCTTCACGGTGGGCGACCAGCTCCTCTGGGGCGCCGCCGAGCCGCTGCGCCGCATGCTGAAGATCGCCGTCGGCACGCTGTAA
- a CDS encoding winged helix DNA-binding domain-containing protein, with translation MTLSVSPATIARLRLAAQGILPTSTRPSPGPVDVVRSLTALQGQDFPGALWSIGLRSPGSTRADVEAAFNRGELVRSCPLRGTLHVTAAEDLGWILSLTAERMLQGQATRHRQLGITTPDLEQVRDLALALLEKSDGRVTREGLFAAFEQAGQGTKAQRGYHFLFLLCLEGTLVQGPVNTGNGNGQFFVSSQDWIQNPRVLERDEALPELALRYFRSHGPATVKDFQWWSKLTLKDINAGLAQVQDQLETLECNGTEYWLAPETAELLGGPDHRKTVNGARSVLLLPGFDEYLLGYTDRSAALAPEHAPLTVPGNNGMFKATVVAGGRVSGTWRKAQGAAEKQRQRSGVVLPEIFTQLTTSQDRALNAAAKKYATFLGK, from the coding sequence ATGACACTTAGCGTCAGCCCCGCCACGATCGCCCGGCTGCGTCTCGCCGCCCAAGGGATCCTGCCAACGTCCACCCGTCCCAGCCCGGGGCCGGTGGACGTTGTGCGTTCCCTGACCGCGCTGCAGGGGCAGGACTTCCCGGGCGCCCTGTGGTCCATCGGGTTGCGGTCGCCCGGCAGCACCCGCGCCGACGTCGAGGCCGCCTTCAACCGCGGCGAACTCGTACGCTCCTGCCCCCTGCGCGGCACCCTGCACGTCACCGCCGCCGAGGACCTGGGCTGGATCCTCTCCCTCACAGCCGAGCGCATGCTGCAGGGGCAGGCCACCCGCCACCGCCAATTGGGGATTACGACGCCGGACCTCGAGCAGGTGCGCGACCTCGCCCTGGCGCTGCTGGAAAAGTCGGACGGCCGCGTCACGCGTGAGGGACTATTTGCCGCGTTCGAGCAGGCCGGGCAGGGGACCAAAGCCCAGCGCGGCTATCACTTCCTATTCCTGCTCTGCCTTGAGGGGACGCTCGTGCAGGGCCCCGTCAACACGGGAAACGGCAATGGGCAGTTCTTCGTCAGCTCACAAGACTGGATCCAGAATCCCCGGGTCCTGGAACGGGACGAGGCCCTCCCGGAGCTGGCACTGCGCTACTTCCGCAGCCACGGGCCGGCAACCGTCAAGGACTTTCAATGGTGGTCGAAACTGACGCTCAAGGACATCAACGCCGGGCTCGCACAGGTGCAGGACCAGCTGGAAACGCTCGAGTGCAACGGCACGGAGTACTGGCTCGCCCCGGAAACTGCTGAGCTGCTGGGCGGCCCGGACCACAGGAAAACCGTCAACGGCGCCCGTTCCGTGCTCCTGCTCCCCGGCTTTGACGAGTACCTGCTCGGCTACACGGACCGCAGCGCAGCGCTGGCCCCGGAGCACGCCCCGCTCACGGTGCCCGGCAACAACGGCATGTTCAAGGCGACCGTCGTGGCCGGTGGCAGGGTGAGCGGCACCTGGCGGAAGGCGCAAGGCGCGGCGGAAAAGCAAAGGCAACGGTCCGGCGTCGTGCTCCCGGAAATCTTCACGCAGCTGACAACAAGCCAAGACAGGGCCTTGAACGCGGCGGCGAAGAAGTACGCCACATTCCTCGGAAAGTGA
- a CDS encoding acyl-CoA desaturase translates to MSSATLDSPEVLDATTVPAKPARKRPERDRHVTDFIRLTEQVRATGLMQRDVKWYVTRFVRQGIGYLAVLALFLTLGQTWWQMVTAVLLGFMCTHTAFISHDAAHRQVFASAKKNAWLARIAGNLFVGMSYGWWMNKHGKHHLNPNKIGVDGDIDPGVIVFDPDNAAKRKGFAKWFAARQGYFLFPLLTLVALDLHIASIKRVFDRTQVVPQRKAEIALLVVRLVLLPAFTIWFLGWGLGLAFIAVHVMTLGVYMGGSFAPNHKGMPLVPKDVKIDFMRRQTLMSRNITGGWWVDAGMGGLNYQIEHHLFPTMSSRNLKAVQPMVRAYCAERDITYTETTLGQSYMIVMRYLNRVGLGQRDPFECPITASMRTAR, encoded by the coding sequence ATGTCGTCGGCAACACTTGACAGCCCGGAAGTACTGGACGCCACAACCGTCCCCGCGAAGCCGGCGCGGAAACGCCCCGAGCGCGACCGCCATGTCACGGACTTCATCAGGCTGACCGAACAGGTGCGGGCCACCGGCCTCATGCAGCGCGACGTCAAGTGGTATGTGACCCGCTTTGTCCGCCAGGGCATTGGCTACCTGGCCGTCCTGGCATTGTTCCTGACACTGGGGCAGACTTGGTGGCAGATGGTCACAGCCGTGCTGCTGGGCTTCATGTGCACGCACACGGCCTTCATCTCCCACGATGCCGCACACCGCCAGGTCTTTGCCTCGGCCAAGAAGAACGCCTGGCTGGCCCGTATTGCCGGCAACCTCTTTGTGGGCATGAGCTACGGCTGGTGGATGAACAAGCACGGCAAGCACCACCTGAACCCCAACAAGATCGGTGTTGACGGCGACATTGATCCCGGCGTCATCGTGTTTGACCCCGACAACGCCGCCAAGCGCAAGGGATTTGCCAAGTGGTTTGCCGCCCGCCAGGGATATTTCCTGTTTCCGCTGCTGACGCTTGTTGCACTGGATCTGCACATTGCCTCCATCAAGCGGGTGTTTGACCGCACCCAGGTTGTCCCGCAGCGTAAGGCGGAGATCGCCCTGCTGGTTGTTCGTCTGGTCCTCCTTCCGGCCTTCACCATCTGGTTCCTCGGCTGGGGCCTCGGCTTGGCCTTCATCGCGGTGCACGTCATGACGCTCGGCGTATACATGGGCGGCTCCTTCGCCCCGAACCACAAGGGCATGCCGCTGGTCCCGAAGGACGTCAAGATCGACTTCATGCGCCGCCAGACCCTCATGAGCCGCAACATCACCGGCGGCTGGTGGGTTGATGCCGGCATGGGCGGGCTGAACTACCAGATCGAGCACCACCTGTTCCCCACCATGTCCTCCAGAAACCTCAAGGCCGTCCAGCCCATGGTCCGCGCCTACTGCGCCGAGCGGGACATCACGTACACCGAAACCACGCTGGGCCAGTCGTACATGATCGTGATGCGCTACCTGAACCGCGTGGGCCTCGGTCAGCGCGACCCCTTCGAGTGCCCCATCACGGCGAGCATGCGCACCGCCCGCTGA
- a CDS encoding UDP-N-acetylmuramate dehydrogenase, translated as MVNEQISLRSLTTLEVGGPARNYVVAATEAEIIAAVRAADDAGEPLLILGGGSNVVVSDDGFAGTVLKIASQGFVANSEDSCGGASVVVQAGHDWDDFVHQTVLHAWSGIEALSGIPGSAGATPVQNVGAYGCEVAQTIAAVRTWDRKKNAVHTFTNHELKFGYRDSLLKATTVNGSPRYVVLSVEFQLLLGRMSAPVKYAELARRLGVEVGKRANSLELRRTVLALRASKGMVLDPADRDTFSTGSFYTNPVVSAEVAATLPADAPRWPVGDLVKLSAAWLIEHSGFTKGYGLAGELAAGSAASASSSDGKHDAGTPPRASLSTKHTLAITNRGGARTEDILAIAREVRDGVVRQFGITLVPEPVLVGCAL; from the coding sequence ATCGTGAATGAGCAAATTTCCCTGCGTTCCCTGACCACCCTCGAAGTGGGCGGCCCGGCCCGCAATTATGTTGTAGCCGCCACCGAGGCGGAGATTATTGCCGCTGTCCGTGCCGCGGACGACGCCGGTGAGCCTCTCCTGATCCTTGGCGGCGGCTCCAACGTGGTCGTCTCGGATGACGGCTTCGCGGGCACCGTCCTGAAGATTGCCAGCCAGGGCTTTGTGGCGAACTCCGAGGACTCCTGTGGCGGTGCCTCCGTGGTGGTCCAGGCCGGCCATGACTGGGACGACTTCGTCCACCAAACAGTCCTCCACGCCTGGAGCGGCATTGAGGCGCTCTCCGGAATTCCCGGCAGCGCCGGCGCCACCCCCGTGCAGAATGTGGGCGCCTATGGCTGCGAGGTCGCCCAGACCATTGCCGCCGTGCGCACCTGGGACCGCAAGAAAAACGCCGTCCACACCTTCACCAACCACGAGCTGAAGTTCGGCTACCGCGATTCCCTCCTGAAGGCCACCACCGTCAACGGATCCCCCCGATACGTGGTGCTGAGCGTTGAGTTTCAGCTGCTGCTGGGCCGGATGAGCGCACCCGTGAAATACGCCGAACTGGCCCGCCGCCTCGGCGTGGAGGTTGGCAAGCGCGCCAATTCACTCGAGCTGCGCCGCACCGTCCTGGCCCTGCGCGCGTCCAAGGGCATGGTCCTGGACCCGGCCGACCGCGACACCTTCTCCACCGGCTCCTTCTACACCAACCCCGTCGTCAGCGCCGAGGTCGCCGCCACCTTGCCCGCCGACGCCCCGCGCTGGCCCGTCGGGGACCTGGTCAAGCTCAGCGCCGCCTGGCTCATTGAGCACTCAGGGTTCACCAAGGGCTACGGCCTCGCCGGCGAGCTCGCCGCTGGGTCGGCGGCTTCCGCTTCTTCATCCGATGGCAAGCACGACGCCGGGACCCCGCCGCGCGCCTCCCTCTCCACCAAGCACACCCTCGCCATCACGAACCGTGGCGGTGCCCGCACCGAGGACATCCTGGCGATTGCGCGGGAGGTGCGGGACGGCGTCGTGCGTCAATTCGGCATCACGCTGGTCCCGGAACCGGTCCTGGTGGGCTGCGCACTCTAA
- a CDS encoding sugar MFS transporter yields the protein MNQVTAWRNGVVTAYAGSGLVFASWVSRIPAIRDDLGLTPGQVGLILLSMSLGSFISVAISGLVVLRLGSKLTSRLGSIIQTVGVIIMGLGATVFSEPLVVGAGLVIVGLGTGSWNTASNIEGAAVERALGRHIMPRLHGSFSIGTVAGAGLGALAAALHVPVAIHLSVIAVAVCVAVLIGTGHYQADRLGSSRTTVDLGDSGAVPGTGPIPLVTAGTAETGSAQRAAADKQAGQAKIAAAWRDPRTLLLGALVLGLGLAEGAAGDWVALAMVDGYDSTAAIGAVGYGIFVSAMTIGRFAGTVVLDKYGRVIVLRVGAALAVIGLGLFVFAPSPAIALAALVFWGLGSALGFPVAMSAASDDPEHAAARVSVVSTVGYGAFLGGPPLLGLLAEHVGVLHSLLAVLLMLVIAFFLTPVVRRPKYLDEAATRPTRDSVES from the coding sequence GTGAACCAGGTAACTGCCTGGCGTAACGGTGTTGTCACCGCGTACGCCGGTTCAGGGCTGGTCTTCGCCAGCTGGGTCTCGCGCATCCCGGCCATCCGCGACGACCTTGGCCTGACGCCCGGCCAGGTGGGCCTGATCCTGCTGTCCATGTCGCTGGGCTCGTTCATTTCCGTGGCGATCTCCGGGCTGGTCGTGTTGCGGCTCGGCTCGAAGCTCACCTCGCGGCTGGGCAGCATCATCCAAACTGTCGGGGTCATCATCATGGGGCTCGGCGCCACCGTGTTTTCCGAGCCGCTGGTGGTGGGTGCCGGACTGGTCATTGTGGGCCTCGGCACCGGCAGCTGGAACACCGCCTCCAACATTGAAGGGGCGGCGGTCGAACGCGCGCTGGGGCGGCACATCATGCCGCGGCTGCACGGCTCCTTCAGCATCGGCACCGTGGCCGGTGCCGGCCTGGGTGCCCTTGCCGCGGCGCTGCACGTCCCAGTGGCCATCCACCTGTCGGTGATTGCCGTGGCGGTTTGCGTTGCCGTGCTGATCGGCACGGGCCATTACCAGGCCGACAGGCTGGGATCGTCACGTACCACGGTTGACCTGGGTGACTCCGGCGCCGTTCCCGGTACCGGCCCCATCCCCCTTGTTACCGCCGGCACAGCCGAAACGGGTTCGGCGCAGAGGGCTGCCGCCGACAAGCAGGCCGGCCAGGCGAAGATCGCCGCCGCCTGGCGAGATCCGCGCACGCTCCTGCTCGGAGCGCTCGTGCTGGGCCTCGGCCTGGCCGAAGGTGCAGCCGGGGACTGGGTGGCGCTGGCCATGGTCGACGGCTACGACTCGACGGCCGCCATCGGCGCCGTCGGTTACGGCATCTTCGTCTCCGCCATGACCATCGGCCGCTTTGCCGGCACCGTGGTCCTGGACAAGTACGGCCGCGTCATCGTGCTGCGGGTTGGCGCGGCGCTGGCCGTGATTGGCCTGGGACTGTTTGTCTTTGCCCCGAGCCCCGCGATCGCCCTGGCCGCCCTGGTGTTTTGGGGCCTCGGATCTGCCCTGGGCTTCCCCGTCGCCATGTCCGCCGCCTCCGACGACCCCGAGCACGCCGCAGCCCGCGTCTCGGTGGTATCAACGGTTGGCTACGGTGCGTTCCTGGGCGGCCCGCCGCTACTGGGCCTGCTGGCCGAGCACGTTGGCGTGCTGCACTCACTGCTCGCGGTCCTGCTCATGCTGGTCATCGCGTTCTTCCTCACCCCCGTGGTGCGCCGGCCCAAGTACCTCGACGAGGCGGCCACCCGCCCCACACGGGATAGTGTGGAATCGTGA
- a CDS encoding MaoC family dehydratase: MSVNSADLAVGTEIGSRTLEISRADLVKYAGASGDFNPIHWNDRFAREVELPGVIAHGMFTMGAAVQLVTDWIGDPGAVVSYGTRFTKPVPVADIDGAPGAVVEVTGVVGALNNDAGTARIDLTVTLDGQKVLVKAQAVVRLT; encoded by the coding sequence ATGAGCGTCAATAGTGCAGATTTGGCTGTGGGCACCGAGATCGGTTCACGCACACTGGAGATTTCCCGCGCCGACCTCGTCAAGTACGCGGGCGCTTCCGGCGATTTCAACCCCATCCACTGGAACGACCGTTTCGCCCGCGAGGTGGAATTGCCCGGCGTCATTGCCCACGGCATGTTCACCATGGGTGCGGCAGTGCAGCTGGTGACCGACTGGATTGGTGACCCGGGCGCCGTCGTTTCCTATGGCACGCGCTTCACCAAGCCTGTTCCCGTGGCCGACATCGACGGCGCGCCGGGGGCTGTGGTTGAGGTGACCGGTGTGGTTGGCGCGTTAAATAACGACGCCGGGACCGCACGCATCGATCTGACCGTCACCTTGGACGGGCAAAAAGTTTTGGTCAAGGCCCAAGCCGTGGTCCGCTTGACGTGA
- a CDS encoding MaoC family dehydratase N-terminal domain-containing protein produces the protein MTINPELQGRSYALSDPYSVGRESVRDFAKAVKATNAAHFDVAAAQNMGHADLVAPPTYAIIVAQRADALLINDPESGIDFSRVVHAEQRFTHHRPIVAGDELLAELHVDTVRGMGGGAMITTRAEISTVDGVAVATTVSAILVRGEGQ, from the coding sequence ATGACCATCAACCCAGAGCTGCAGGGGCGCAGCTACGCATTAAGCGATCCGTACAGTGTTGGCAGGGAGTCGGTTCGCGACTTCGCCAAGGCAGTCAAGGCTACCAATGCAGCCCATTTCGACGTCGCCGCGGCCCAAAATATGGGCCACGCCGACCTGGTGGCACCTCCCACCTACGCCATCATCGTGGCCCAGCGCGCCGACGCCCTGCTGATCAACGACCCCGAATCCGGCATCGACTTCTCCCGCGTGGTGCATGCCGAACAGCGCTTCACCCACCACCGGCCCATTGTTGCCGGCGATGAACTGCTGGCCGAGCTGCACGTGGACACCGTCCGCGGCATGGGCGGCGGCGCGATGATCACCACCCGCGCGGAAATTTCCACGGTCGACGGCGTTGCTGTCGCCACAACAGTTTCGGCCATCCTGGTCCGCGGGGAGGGACAGTAA
- a CDS encoding TetR/AcrR family transcriptional regulator encodes MTTQPSARERVLAAYEDLLISDGPRAATLDAVAAAAGVSKGGLLYHFKSKEALTEGLLTKLHDYAALDFAAMAADPQGCASYYIRTSVFGSTPFDRVIVAAMRLSQSEDDTVRQAFSEIHARWFELILSDIGDPAVSHAVMLLGDGMYYNAALFGFPTGVKKQDDTQENMDVAALLAIVDKMRSDART; translated from the coding sequence ATGACTACACAACCCTCAGCACGTGAACGGGTGCTCGCCGCCTATGAGGACCTGCTCATCAGCGACGGCCCCCGGGCCGCAACCTTGGATGCGGTTGCCGCCGCGGCCGGTGTCTCCAAAGGCGGGTTGCTTTACCACTTCAAGAGCAAGGAAGCGTTGACCGAGGGTCTCCTGACCAAGTTGCATGACTATGCCGCACTGGATTTTGCGGCCATGGCTGCGGACCCGCAAGGCTGCGCCAGCTATTACATTCGCACCAGCGTCTTTGGCAGCACCCCCTTTGACCGGGTGATTGTGGCCGCCATGCGCCTGAGTCAAAGCGAGGACGACACCGTCAGGCAGGCCTTTTCCGAGATCCATGCCCGCTGGTTTGAACTGATTCTTAGCGACATCGGCGATCCCGCCGTGTCACACGCCGTGATGCTTCTGGGCGACGGAATGTATTACAACGCAGCGCTCTTCGGCTTCCCCACGGGCGTGAAGAAGCAGGATGACACGCAGGAAAACATGGATGTTGCAGCGCTCTTGGCAATCGTTGACAAGATGCGGTCCGACGCGCGGACATAG